One window of the Trifolium pratense cultivar HEN17-A07 linkage group LG2, ARS_RC_1.1, whole genome shotgun sequence genome contains the following:
- the LOC123904159 gene encoding laccase-14-like: MAYDPSQMMFTNKFKTPASALRFLLLSALYFLLIHAANGKVHHHKFVIRSAPFTRLCSSKNILTVNGQFPGPTLKAHRGDTLVVKVYNQANYNLTIHWHGSNQVRNPWSDGPGYITQCPIKPGNMFKQIINLSTEEGTIWWHAHQGWARATVHGAFIIYPKRGHTYPFPKPHAEVPIILGEWWKEDVMEVPNVANITGRQPNTSDAYTINGQPGYLYPYTFKMNVDYGKTYLLRIINAVMEEEIFFAIANHKLTLVGKDGLYLKPIKTDYIMITPGQSMDILLEANQRSLGHYFMAARPYFSVDGARFDNTTTTALLVYNNSHKHHKKSPILPNLPPYNNTQASTIFTKKFRSLATKTHPINVPKKVDTHLLFTFSVNLLNCTHDKPCNGPFGMRFSASVNNVSLVHPANIDFLSAYYYKVPGVFEMDFPKKPKREFNYTADELPEYVLGTSPGTKVLVLEYDASVELILQGTNVLASDNHPIHLHGYTFYVVGSGFGNFDPKQDPKNYNLIDPPQETTVGLPKNGWVAIRFKANNPGMWLLHCHIERHASWGMNMVFLVKDGPTPQTQMIPPPKDLPKC, encoded by the exons ATGGCATATGATCCTAGCCAAATGATGTTCACCAACAAGTTCAAGACTCCAGCTTCTGCATTGAGATTTTTGTTACTCTCTGCACTATATTTTCTTCTGATTCATGCTGCAAATGGAAAAGTTCACCATCACAAGTTTGTG ATAAGATCAGCACCTTTCACAAGACTATGTAGTAGCAAGAACATTTTGACTGTAAATGGACAATTTCCTGGTCCAACATTGAAAGCTCATAGAGGAGACACACTTGTAGTCAAGGTTTATAACCAGGCAAATTATAACTTAACAATACATTG GCATGGATCAAATCAAGTGAGGAATCCATGGTCAGATGGACCTGGATACATAACACAGTGCCCAATTAAACCAGGAAATATGttcaaacaaattataaatttgtcaacAGAAGAAGGAACAATATGGTGGCATGCACATCAAGGTTGGGCAAGAGCCACAGTTCATGGAGCTTTCATCATTTATCCTAAACGTGGACATACTTATCCCTTTCCTAAACCTCATGCCGAGGTTCCAATTATACTAG GAGAGTGGTGGAAGGAAGATGTTATGGAAGTTCCAAATGTAGCAAACATAACCGGACGACAACCAAATACATCAGATGCATATACAATAAATGGTCAACCTGGTTATCTATACCCGT ATACTTTCAAGATGAATGTGGACTATGGAAAAACATATCTTCTTAGAATAATCAATGCAGTAATGGAAGAAGAAATTTTCTTTGCAATTGCAAATCACAAATTAACATTAGTTGGTAAAGATGGATTATACTTAAAACCAATAAAAACAGATTACATAATGATCACACCTGGCCAATCTATGGACATTTTATTGGAAGCAAATCAACGATCTCTTGGTCACTATTTCATGGCTGCAAGACCATATTTTAGTGTTGATGGTGCTAGATTTGATAACACAACTACAACAGCATTACTTGTATATAATAACTCTCACAAACATCACAAAAAAAGTCCAATTCTTCCTAATCTTCCTCCTTACAACAACACACAAGCTTCAACTATCTTCACAAAGAAATTTAGAAGCCTTGCAACAAAAACTCATCCAATAAATGTCCCTAAAAAAGTGGACACACATTTATTGTTCACTTTTTCGGTTAATTTGCTCAACTGTACCCACGATAAACCCTGTAATGGTCCGTTCGGAATGAGGTTTTCGGCTAGTGTGAACAACGTTAGTCTTGTGCATCCGGCCAATATCGATTTTTTAAGTGCTTATTACTATAAAGTCCCTGGTGTGTTTGAAATGGATTTTCCAAAAAAGCCAAAAAGGGAATTCAACTATACAGCTGATGAATTACCGGAATATGTTTTGGGTACATCACCTGGTACTAAAGTGTTGGTTTTGGAGTATGATGCCAGTGTTGAGCTTATATTGCAAGGGACTAATGTGTTAGCAAGTGATAATCATCCAATTCATTTGCATGGATATACTTTCTATGTTGTTGGTTCAGGTTTTGGGAATTTTGATCCAAAACAAGATCCCAAAAATTATAATCTTATTGATCCACCACAAGAAACAACAGTTGGATTACCAAAGAATGGTTGGGTTGCTATCAGATTCAAGGCTAATAATCCAG GTATGTGGTTGCTGCATTGTCACATAGAGAGGCATGCTAGTTGGGGGATGAATATGGTGTTTCTAGTGAAAGATGGTCCTACTCCTCAAACACAAATGATTCCACCTCCTAAGGATTTACCTAAATGTTAA